The following are encoded in a window of Sulfurimonas sp. C5 genomic DNA:
- a CDS encoding TetR/AcrR family transcriptional regulator, with product MPENRDIVKRSGTKEKILKVASTLFSNNGYKATSVRKIASEVGIRESALYNHFKNKEAIFLEIAQSIFSSPFSLSSDEIKELSTRGKPFLQKFAMQYKMLTFDKKSESMFKLLMIELLQNSELREQFMTQFHQENIKTLSEGFFIMMQNNLIRSNDPMMVGYEFLSTLFYIRFQITLLRFDKKSADSLSTQFERHVDFFWESIKVGN from the coding sequence ATGCCTGAAAACAGGGATATTGTAAAAAGAAGCGGTACAAAAGAAAAAATACTAAAAGTAGCGAGTACCCTCTTCTCAAATAACGGTTATAAAGCTACAAGTGTACGTAAAATTGCTTCAGAAGTTGGAATTAGAGAGAGTGCGCTCTATAATCATTTCAAAAACAAAGAAGCTATATTTTTAGAGATTGCACAAAGTATATTTAGCTCCCCTTTTTCACTTTCAAGTGATGAGATAAAAGAGCTTTCAACAAGAGGAAAACCTTTTTTACAAAAGTTTGCAATGCAGTATAAGATGCTCACATTTGATAAAAAAAGCGAAAGTATGTTTAAACTGCTTATGATTGAATTACTTCAAAATAGTGAGCTTAGAGAGCAGTTTATGACTCAGTTCCATCAAGAGAACATAAAAACGCTTTCTGAGGGCTTTTTTATTATGATGCAGAACAATTTAATACGTTCTAACGATCCTATGATGGTTGGATATGAGTTTCTCTCTACCCTATTTTATATAAGATTTCAGATCACCCTGCTTCGTTTTGACAAAAAGTCTGCCGATTCTTTATCGACTCAGTTTGAAAGACATGTAGATTTTTTCTGGGAAAGTATAAAAGTAGGAAATTAA
- the upp gene encoding uracil phosphoribosyltransferase yields MVQKLTHPIAKTLINRMRDKNTDAVQFRSCIAELSKILLLEAFKEIEMETKSIQTWQGTHDFEFINDKSIMFIPIMRAGMPMLDSLITLFPDAISGFLAMKRDEMTHKAVLYYDRVPDCEGKTVVLLDPMVATGGSLCDALDVIKAKGPKRILSLNLIGAPEGLSVVEERHPDVPVYIAQIDLHLNDNKFIIPGIGDAGDRAYNTPE; encoded by the coding sequence ATGGTTCAAAAACTAACTCATCCCATTGCTAAAACACTGATAAATCGTATGAGAGACAAAAATACTGATGCGGTGCAGTTTCGTTCATGTATTGCTGAATTATCAAAGATTCTGCTTCTTGAAGCTTTTAAAGAGATAGAAATGGAAACCAAGAGCATTCAAACATGGCAGGGGACTCATGATTTTGAGTTTATCAATGATAAATCAATCATGTTTATACCAATTATGCGTGCCGGTATGCCAATGTTAGATTCCCTTATAACACTGTTTCCTGATGCTATATCTGGTTTTTTAGCCATGAAACGGGACGAAATGACTCATAAAGCGGTACTGTATTATGACAGAGTTCCAGATTGTGAAGGTAAAACAGTCGTGCTTTTAGATCCTATGGTTGCTACGGGTGGATCACTTTGCGATGCTTTAGATGTAATCAAAGCAAAAGGTCCTAAACGTATTCTTTCACTTAATTTAATTGGTGCACCGGAAGGTTTGTCCGTTGTAGAAGAGAGACATCCTGACGTGCCAGTGTATATAGCACAGATAGATTTACATCTAAATGACAACAAATTCATTATTCCAGGAATTGGTGATGCAGGTGACAGAGCTTATAATACACCTGAATAG
- the fumC gene encoding class II fumarate hydratase, which yields MATRIEKDTMGEIEVPVDAYWAAQTQRSIQNFKIGEETMPYEITRAFSYLKKAVALVNKDLGKLDAKKADAIAQAADDMLAGKLDGNYPLVVWQTGSGTQSNMNNNEVLANRATEILGGDFRKEKLVHPNDDVNKSQSSNDTYPTALHVASVIAVEERLLPAIAKLKATLQAKSEAFSNIVKIGRTHLQDATPLTLGQEISGWVEMLSKSEKMAKDSLEAVRELALGGTAVGTGLNAHPELGERVAKKLSELTGHDFITAPNKFHALTSHDALVFAHGALKALAADMMKIANDVRWLASGPRCGLGEITIPENEPGSSIMPGKVNPTQSEAVTMVTCQVMGNDATIGFAASQGNFELNVFKPVIAYNFLQSVRLLSDSIVSFNDNAAVGIMPNEAKIDHFLHDSLMLVTALNPYIGYENAAKIAKTAHKNNSTLKATAIELGLLTAEQFDEYVKPEEMIAPKA from the coding sequence ATGGCTACACGTATAGAAAAAGATACAATGGGTGAAATTGAAGTTCCGGTAGACGCTTACTGGGCTGCACAAACTCAACGTTCAATCCAAAACTTTAAAATCGGCGAAGAAACTATGCCGTATGAGATCACAAGAGCATTCTCATATCTTAAAAAAGCAGTTGCTTTAGTAAACAAAGATCTTGGAAAACTTGATGCTAAAAAAGCTGATGCTATCGCTCAGGCTGCTGATGATATGCTTGCTGGTAAACTGGACGGAAACTATCCGTTAGTTGTATGGCAAACAGGTTCAGGTACACAATCAAATATGAATAACAATGAAGTACTTGCAAACCGTGCTACTGAGATCTTAGGTGGGGACTTTAGAAAAGAGAAATTAGTTCACCCTAATGATGATGTAAATAAATCGCAATCTTCAAACGATACATATCCAACTGCATTACACGTGGCTTCTGTAATTGCTGTTGAAGAGAGACTTTTACCTGCGATTGCAAAATTAAAAGCAACGCTTCAAGCAAAATCTGAAGCATTCTCTAATATTGTAAAAATCGGTCGTACACACTTACAAGATGCTACACCATTAACACTTGGTCAAGAGATCAGCGGATGGGTAGAGATGCTTAGCAAATCTGAAAAGATGGCAAAAGACTCTTTAGAAGCTGTTCGCGAATTGGCTCTTGGCGGTACAGCTGTTGGTACTGGATTAAACGCTCATCCAGAACTAGGTGAGAGAGTTGCTAAGAAGCTTTCAGAGTTAACTGGTCATGATTTTATTACAGCTCCAAATAAATTTCATGCTTTAACTTCTCATGATGCACTAGTATTCGCTCACGGTGCATTAAAAGCTTTAGCTGCTGATATGATGAAGATCGCAAACGATGTTAGATGGTTGGCATCTGGCCCTAGATGTGGTCTTGGTGAGATTACTATTCCTGAAAATGAGCCGGGTTCATCAATTATGCCTGGTAAAGTTAATCCTACACAATCTGAAGCGGTAACTATGGTTACTTGTCAAGTAATGGGTAACGATGCAACTATCGGCTTTGCTGCATCTCAAGGAAACTTTGAGTTAAATGTATTTAAACCGGTAATCGCTTACAACTTTTTACAATCTGTAAGACTTTTAAGTGACTCTATTGTTTCATTCAACGACAATGCAGCAGTAGGAATCATGCCAAATGAGGCTAAAATTGATCATTTCTTACATGATTCACTAATGTTAGTAACTGCACTTAACCCGTATATCGGTTATGAAAATGCAGCAAAAATTGCAAAAACTGCACACAAAAATAACTCTACATTAAAAGCAACGGCTATCGAGCTTGGTCTTTTAACTGCAGAGCAGTTTGATGAATATGTAAAACCAGAGGAGATGATTGCGCCAAAAGCGTAA
- a CDS encoding SHOCT domain-containing protein: MHGFDMNGWSFMMGFGWIVLILLIVILVYFVNNTQNKNQEPSARDILDKRYANGEIDDEEYKRMKDNLLQH; encoded by the coding sequence ATGCATGGGTTTGATATGAATGGATGGAGTTTTATGATGGGATTTGGATGGATTGTACTTATACTTTTAATAGTCATCTTAGTGTACTTTGTCAATAATACGCAAAATAAGAATCAAGAACCTTCTGCAAGAGATATATTGGATAAACGGTATGCAAATGGAGAGATAGACGATGAAGAATATAAACGGATGAAGGACAACCTGCTCCAACACTAG
- a CDS encoding 4Fe-4S dicluster domain-containing protein, whose translation MATASMTENVNNAPVWVNTANCKACDICVSVCPSGVLGMKYDSTSTLGAMISIDHPEACIGCNECELTCPDFAIYVADKADLKAAGKSFAKLTDEAKERQAAIVANNYMSLEQGVK comes from the coding sequence ATGGCAACTGCTAGTATGACTGAAAATGTTAATAATGCACCAGTGTGGGTAAATACTGCCAACTGTAAAGCATGTGATATCTGTGTATCTGTATGTCCATCAGGTGTATTAGGTATGAAATACGATTCAACATCAACTTTAGGTGCAATGATCTCAATCGATCATCCTGAAGCTTGTATCGGATGTAATGAGTGTGAACTTACATGTCCAGACTTTGCTATTTATGTAGCAGATAAAGCTGATTTAAAAGCAGCTGGCAAAAGCTTTGCTAAATTAACTGATGAGGCTAAAGAGCGTCAAGCAGCTATTGTAGCAAATAACTATATGTCTCTAGAGCAAGGAGTTAAATAA
- a CDS encoding 2-oxoglutarate synthase subunit alpha, protein MALREVISTGNDLAAIAAVDAGCRFFGGYPITPSSEVMHTISDLLPAVGGTAIQMEDEIAGVAAAAGAGMAGVRTMTATSGPGISLKAENLGLAQMAEVPLVVVNVMRGGPSTGLPTRVSQGDIRQAKNPSHGDYRSITLCAGNLAECYTETVRAFNLADRFMQPVFVLLDETIGHMHGKAMIPTVEDVKAGIVPRKTFDGAPEDYKPYECEADQPAVLNPMFQGYRYHFTGLHHDSMGFPTEEIETCRKLIQRLEDKVMMHTDELELNEEFMLDDLTGEEGEVLIIAYGSVSLAAKEAIRHLRAEGIKAGLFRPITVWPSPADRIKHFTDKIKNVICVELNIRQYTEEVERVSGRLDIEGLYKVNGRAISPYEIVNKVKEVF, encoded by the coding sequence ATGGCATTAAGAGAAGTAATTTCAACTGGTAATGACTTAGCTGCAATCGCAGCAGTTGATGCTGGATGTAGATTTTTTGGAGGGTACCCAATTACTCCTTCATCGGAAGTAATGCATACTATTTCTGATTTACTACCAGCTGTTGGTGGTACAGCTATTCAAATGGAAGATGAGATCGCTGGTGTTGCTGCGGCTGCGGGTGCTGGTATGGCTGGTGTTCGTACTATGACTGCAACTTCAGGTCCTGGTATTTCACTAAAAGCTGAGAACCTTGGTCTTGCTCAAATGGCAGAAGTTCCATTAGTAGTTGTAAACGTTATGCGTGGTGGTCCATCAACTGGTCTTCCAACTCGTGTATCTCAAGGTGATATTCGTCAAGCGAAAAACCCATCTCACGGTGATTACCGTTCAATCACTTTATGTGCTGGTAACTTAGCTGAGTGTTATACTGAAACAGTACGTGCATTCAACTTAGCTGACAGATTCATGCAACCTGTTTTCGTGTTACTAGATGAAACTATCGGTCACATGCACGGTAAAGCAATGATCCCTACAGTAGAAGATGTAAAAGCTGGTATTGTTCCTCGTAAAACTTTCGACGGTGCTCCAGAAGATTACAAACCATATGAGTGTGAAGCTGATCAACCAGCGGTTCTTAACCCAATGTTCCAAGGTTATAGATACCACTTTACAGGTCTTCACCACGATTCAATGGGATTCCCAACTGAAGAGATCGAAACTTGTAGAAAACTTATTCAAAGACTTGAAGATAAAGTTATGATGCACACTGATGAGTTAGAGCTTAACGAAGAATTTATGCTTGATGACTTAACAGGTGAAGAGGGTGAAGTTCTTATCATCGCTTACGGTTCTGTTTCATTAGCTGCAAAAGAAGCTATTCGTCACTTAAGAGCTGAAGGTATCAAAGCTGGTTTATTCAGACCAATTACTGTATGGCCATCTCCAGCTGATAGAATTAAGCACTTTACAGACAAAATTAAAAATGTTATCTGTGTTGAGTTAAACATCAGACAATATACTGAAGAGGTAGAAAGAGTTTCTGGTAGACTTGATATCGAAGGTTTATACAAAGTAAATGGTAGAGCTATCTCTCCATATGAAATTGTAAATAAAGTAAAAGAGGTATTCTAA
- a CDS encoding 2-oxoacid:acceptor oxidoreductase family protein gives MARQIMRFTGVGGQGVLLAGEIFAAAKIKDGGYGLKTATYTSQVRGGPTVVDITLDDDEIFYPYANDGEVGFMLSVAQASYALFKDGVTPGGTIVVDPYLVHPTEEDRKKWNIIEIPIITIAKEEVGNVITQSVVALAIANTIIKPLDRDHLIEVMLSKVPAKVHEANKKAYDLGEKYALEAIAK, from the coding sequence ATGGCTAGACAAATAATGAGATTTACAGGTGTTGGTGGACAAGGTGTTCTTCTTGCAGGAGAGATCTTTGCAGCTGCGAAAATTAAAGATGGTGGTTACGGTTTAAAAACTGCAACATATACTTCTCAAGTTCGTGGTGGACCGACAGTTGTTGATATTACTCTAGATGATGATGAAATCTTCTACCCATATGCAAATGATGGTGAAGTTGGTTTCATGCTTTCAGTTGCACAAGCAAGTTATGCATTATTCAAAGATGGTGTTACTCCAGGTGGTACTATCGTTGTAGATCCATATCTTGTACACCCAACTGAAGAAGACCGTAAAAAATGGAATATCATTGAGATTCCTATTATTACAATTGCAAAAGAAGAGGTTGGTAACGTTATTACTCAATCTGTTGTTGCTCTTGCAATTGCAAATACAATCATCAAACCTTTAGATAGAGATCACCTTATTGAGGTTATGCTTTCTAAGGTACCTGCAAAAGTTCATGAAGCAAACAAAAAAGCTTATGACTTAGGTGAGAAATACGCTTTAGAAGCTATTGCTAAATAA
- a CDS encoding copper-translocating P-type ATPase, translated as MNNHTYTCPMHPEVIQDYPGSCPKCGMALEPVIVENTDDDENNELNYMKQRFWMSLLFTLPVFIVSMSSDLAPEYIPQNISMVDIQWFLFLLASPVILWGGWPFLLRGYESIKTLNLNMFTLIAIGVSTAYLYSIVALLLPELFPPLMRTKDGLVHVYFEAAAVITTLVLLGQVLELKARSKTNSAIKTLLNLAPKHAHRIIDAAGNEETIPLDLIQVGDMLRIKPGEKIPVDGVVLEGKSNVDESMITGEPLLIAKSMDDPLIGATFNKNSTLVMKAERIGSDTMLAQIINMVALAQRSRAPIQKLADMVSAYFVPTVVAVAILAFFGWYMLGPEPRLAYAIVSAVSVLIIACPCALGLATPISIMVGTGRAALSGILIKDAKNLEIMEKINTLVVDKTGTLTEGKPKVTTFIVQNDSFDEKDVLKFTASLELLSEHPLAEAIVEHAKEQNVSLSEVKDFKAITGQGIQGTIENKKIVIGSEDFLNSLKITTQAITKRANSLREDGKTVIFIAIESQFSAIIGIEDPIKSSSVAAIKRLKEEGIKIVMLSGDNETTANAVAKKLDINTVYAKVMPDRKAQVINKLQEEGAIVAMAGDGINDAPALAQADIGIAMGTGTDVAIESAGITLIKGDLLGIVKVLKISRATMQNIKQNLFFAFVYNSIGVPIAAGVLYPFFGILLSPIIAATAMSFSSVSVIVNALRLKQIKI; from the coding sequence ATGAATAATCATACTTATACTTGTCCTATGCATCCAGAAGTTATACAAGACTACCCTGGAAGCTGTCCAAAATGTGGAATGGCTTTAGAGCCTGTTATTGTTGAAAATACAGATGATGACGAGAACAACGAATTAAACTATATGAAACAACGCTTTTGGATGAGCTTACTTTTTACATTGCCTGTTTTTATTGTATCTATGAGCAGTGACTTGGCTCCTGAATATATACCGCAGAACATTTCTATGGTAGATATTCAATGGTTTTTATTTCTCTTGGCTTCACCTGTCATACTTTGGGGTGGATGGCCTTTTTTACTGCGAGGTTATGAATCTATCAAAACATTAAACCTCAATATGTTTACCCTGATCGCAATCGGAGTAAGTACTGCTTATCTTTATAGTATTGTAGCTTTGTTGCTGCCTGAACTCTTTCCACCGCTTATGAGAACCAAAGATGGCTTGGTACATGTCTATTTTGAAGCGGCAGCCGTTATTACAACCTTGGTACTTTTAGGGCAGGTTTTAGAACTCAAAGCAAGAAGTAAAACAAACTCTGCCATAAAAACGTTGTTAAACCTTGCACCCAAACATGCCCATCGTATTATAGATGCAGCAGGAAATGAAGAAACAATACCGCTGGATCTTATTCAGGTAGGTGATATGTTAAGAATTAAACCGGGTGAGAAGATCCCTGTTGACGGTGTTGTATTGGAAGGAAAAAGCAACGTTGACGAATCTATGATCACAGGAGAACCGCTACTTATTGCTAAAAGTATGGATGATCCCTTGATCGGTGCAACATTCAATAAAAACTCTACATTAGTTATGAAAGCCGAGCGTATAGGAAGTGATACGATGCTTGCACAGATCATAAACATGGTAGCTCTTGCCCAACGTTCACGAGCACCTATTCAAAAACTTGCAGATATGGTATCTGCTTATTTTGTACCTACTGTCGTTGCAGTAGCTATTTTGGCTTTTTTCGGGTGGTATATGCTTGGACCAGAACCCCGTTTGGCTTATGCGATAGTATCCGCTGTTTCAGTTTTAATTATTGCCTGTCCTTGTGCGCTTGGTCTTGCCACTCCTATTTCAATTATGGTTGGAACAGGCAGAGCAGCTCTTTCTGGGATACTGATCAAAGATGCTAAAAATTTGGAGATCATGGAGAAAATAAATACTTTGGTTGTAGATAAAACAGGGACACTCACAGAAGGAAAACCAAAAGTAACCACTTTTATAGTTCAAAATGACAGTTTTGATGAAAAAGATGTTTTAAAATTTACAGCCAGCTTAGAGCTTTTGAGTGAACATCCTTTGGCAGAAGCGATTGTAGAACATGCAAAAGAGCAGAATGTATCACTCTCTGAAGTAAAAGATTTTAAAGCTATTACAGGACAGGGTATTCAAGGCACTATAGAAAATAAAAAAATAGTTATAGGCAGTGAGGATTTCTTAAATAGTCTCAAGATTACAACTCAAGCAATTACAAAGAGGGCAAATTCATTGCGTGAAGATGGAAAAACTGTCATATTTATAGCAATTGAGTCCCAATTTAGTGCAATTATAGGGATTGAAGATCCAATTAAATCAAGCTCTGTAGCAGCTATTAAACGCTTAAAAGAGGAGGGGATAAAGATTGTTATGCTTAGTGGGGACAACGAAACGACGGCCAATGCTGTAGCTAAAAAACTCGATATCAATACAGTTTATGCCAAAGTTATGCCTGATAGAAAGGCACAAGTGATTAACAAACTGCAAGAAGAGGGTGCTATAGTAGCCATGGCAGGTGATGGGATCAACGATGCACCTGCTCTTGCTCAGGCAGATATAGGCATTGCCATGGGTACTGGAACCGATGTGGCAATAGAGAGTGCAGGTATTACATTAATTAAAGGTGATCTGCTCGGTATTGTTAAAGTTTTAAAAATCAGCCGTGCCACAATGCAAAATATTAAACAGAATCTGTTTTTTGCGTTTGTTTATAACAGTATAGGAGTCCCAATTGCTGCAGGAGTACTGTATCCATTCTTTGGGATATTGCTTTCACCAATTATAGCGGCAACTGCGATGAGTTTTAGTTCTGTATCTGTAATTGTAAATGCTTTACGTTTAAAACAGATAAAAATATAA
- the sucC gene encoding ADP-forming succinate--CoA ligase subunit beta, translating to MNIHEYQAKQIFAKYGVPTPRGIVANTPEQAFLNSQELGGNIWVVKAQIHAGGRGLGGGVKLAKSHDEVKQLASEILGMQLVTHQTGPEGKLVQKVYIEEGADIKDELYLGVVLDRAKEMPVIMASTEGGMEIEKVAEETPEKIIKVAVDPAVGFQGFHGRELVFGLGITDPAEQKKFISFASKLYKVYMENDAELIEINPLIKTGAGDFLALDGKMGFDDSALGRHPDIEDMRDISEEDADEREASRYGLSYVSLDGEIGCMVNGAGLAMGTMDTINYMGGTPANFLDVGGSANAETVAKGFEIILKNPNVKAIFVNIFGGIVRCDRIANGILEATKLTDVHVPVVVRLDGTNAPEAAEILKQAGIANVIAATDLADGAAKAVAAAKGE from the coding sequence ATGAATATACATGAATATCAAGCAAAACAAATTTTTGCTAAGTATGGTGTACCAACACCAAGAGGTATTGTGGCGAATACGCCGGAACAAGCTTTCTTAAATTCACAAGAACTTGGTGGAAATATTTGGGTTGTTAAAGCACAAATTCACGCTGGTGGACGTGGTCTTGGCGGTGGTGTTAAACTTGCTAAGTCTCATGATGAAGTAAAACAACTTGCATCTGAAATTTTAGGTATGCAACTTGTAACTCACCAAACTGGTCCAGAAGGTAAACTTGTACAAAAAGTTTACATCGAAGAGGGTGCAGACATTAAAGATGAGTTATATCTTGGTGTAGTACTTGACCGTGCTAAAGAGATGCCTGTAATCATGGCTTCTACTGAAGGTGGTATGGAGATCGAAAAAGTAGCTGAAGAGACTCCTGAAAAAATTATCAAAGTAGCTGTTGATCCAGCTGTAGGTTTCCAAGGATTCCACGGTCGTGAACTAGTTTTCGGTCTTGGTATTACTGATCCTGCTGAGCAAAAGAAATTTATTTCATTTGCTTCAAAACTTTACAAAGTATATATGGAGAATGATGCAGAGTTAATCGAAATCAATCCACTTATCAAAACTGGAGCAGGGGACTTCCTAGCACTAGACGGTAAAATGGGATTTGATGATTCAGCTCTTGGACGTCACCCAGATATCGAAGATATGAGAGACATCTCTGAAGAAGATGCTGATGAAAGAGAAGCAAGTCGCTATGGTCTTTCTTATGTATCACTTGATGGTGAAATTGGTTGTATGGTAAACGGTGCAGGTCTTGCAATGGGTACTATGGATACAATTAACTATATGGGTGGTACACCTGCAAACTTCCTTGACGTTGGTGGTTCTGCAAATGCTGAAACAGTTGCTAAAGGTTTTGAGATTATTCTTAAAAACCCTAATGTAAAAGCAATTTTCGTAAACATCTTCGGTGGTATCGTAAGATGTGATCGTATCGCTAACGGTATCTTAGAAGCTACAAAACTTACAGATGTACATGTTCCTGTTGTTGTTCGTCTTGATGGTACAAATGCACCAGAAGCAGCAGAAATTTTAAAACAAGCTGGAATTGCAAACGTAATTGCTGCAACAGATTTAGCAGACGGTGCTGCAAAAGCAGTAGCTGCAGCGAAAGGAGAATAA
- the sucD gene encoding succinate--CoA ligase subunit alpha gives MSILVNKDTKVIVQGFTGKEGSFHAEQCIAYGTNIVGGVTPNKGGQEHLGKPVFNTVKDAVKTTGATVSMIFVPPAFVADAVMEAADAGIELAVIITEGAPVRDMQAAKAYATKHNMKTIGPNCPGIITAEECKIGIMPGMIFKKGNVGLISKSGTLTYEGANQVCKEGFGITTAVGIGGDPIIGLSYKQLLPMFEADPETEAIVMIGEIGGDLEIQAAAFIKENITKPVVAFIAGQTAPKGKRMGHAGAIVSGSAGTAKEKMEALEAAGVKVVVSPAEIGKAVAEVLKK, from the coding sequence ATGAGTATTTTAGTAAATAAAGATACAAAAGTTATCGTTCAAGGTTTCACAGGGAAAGAGGGTTCTTTTCATGCTGAGCAATGTATCGCATACGGTACAAACATCGTTGGTGGTGTTACTCCAAACAAAGGTGGTCAAGAACACCTAGGTAAACCGGTTTTCAATACTGTTAAAGATGCAGTTAAAACTACTGGTGCTACTGTTTCTATGATCTTTGTTCCACCTGCATTCGTTGCAGATGCTGTAATGGAAGCTGCTGATGCTGGGATTGAACTTGCTGTTATTATTACAGAAGGTGCTCCTGTTCGTGATATGCAAGCTGCAAAAGCATATGCTACTAAACATAACATGAAAACTATCGGGCCAAACTGTCCTGGTATTATCACTGCAGAAGAGTGTAAAATCGGAATTATGCCTGGTATGATTTTCAAAAAAGGTAATGTTGGTCTTATTTCTAAGTCTGGTACATTAACTTATGAAGGTGCAAACCAAGTATGTAAAGAAGGTTTTGGTATCACTACAGCTGTTGGTATTGGTGGAGACCCAATTATCGGTCTTTCATATAAACAATTATTACCAATGTTTGAAGCAGATCCTGAAACTGAAGCAATCGTTATGATTGGTGAAATCGGTGGGGACTTAGAGATCCAAGCTGCTGCTTTCATTAAAGAGAATATCACTAAGCCTGTTGTTGCATTTATCGCTGGTCAAACTGCTCCTAAAGGGAAACGTATGGGTCACGCTGGTGCAATCGTATCTGGTTCTGCTGGTACTGCAAAAGAGAAAATGGAAGCTTTAGAGGCTGCTGGTGTTAAAGTTGTTGTTTCACCTGCAGAGATCGGAAAAGCTGTAGCGGAAGTACTGAAAAAGTAA
- a CDS encoding 2-oxoglutarate ferredoxin oxidoreductase subunit beta, whose translation MAFNYDKYLRLEKMPTLWCWGCGDGVILKAFIRAIDKLGIDQNDVCVVSGIGCSGRFSSYVDFNTVHTTHGRTVAFATGIKLVHPDKYVVCVAGDGDALAIGGNHTIHGARRNIDITLIIINNFIYGLTNSQTSPTTPQGMWTVSQKAGNIDPTFNACDLGIASGASFVARETMLDPKKLEKVFVKALQHRGFSFLDIMSNCHINLGRKNKMQSAMENLQWIDSITMPKKKYDALPEEEKLNVFPTGILKEDTEVREYCDMYADIIAVHQGKRKVITQDDFAKKI comes from the coding sequence ATGGCATTCAATTACGATAAATATTTAAGACTTGAAAAAATGCCAACACTTTGGTGTTGGGGTTGTGGTGACGGTGTTATCTTAAAAGCTTTCATCCGTGCTATCGATAAACTTGGTATTGACCAAAATGATGTATGTGTTGTTTCTGGTATTGGTTGTTCTGGACGTTTCTCGTCTTACGTAGACTTCAATACAGTACATACAACTCACGGTAGAACAGTTGCTTTTGCTACTGGTATTAAGCTTGTTCACCCAGATAAATATGTAGTTTGTGTTGCTGGTGACGGTGATGCACTTGCTATCGGTGGTAACCACACTATTCACGGTGCTAGAAGAAATATTGATATTACATTAATTATTATCAATAACTTCATTTACGGTTTAACTAACTCACAAACATCTCCAACTACTCCTCAAGGTATGTGGACTGTTTCTCAAAAAGCTGGTAACATCGATCCAACTTTCAATGCTTGTGATCTTGGTATCGCATCTGGTGCTTCTTTCGTTGCACGTGAGACTATGCTTGACCCGAAAAAACTTGAGAAAGTTTTCGTAAAAGCTTTACAACACAGAGGTTTCTCTTTCTTAGACATTATGTCTAACTGTCATATTAACCTTGGTCGTAAAAACAAAATGCAATCAGCTATGGAAAACCTTCAATGGATTGATAGCATTACTATGCCTAAGAAAAAATACGATGCTTTACCGGAAGAAGAAAAACTTAACGTTTTCCCAACTGGTATCTTAAAAGAAGACACAGAAGTTAGAGAATACTGTGACATGTATGCAGACATCATTGCTGTACATCAAGGTAAACGTAAAGTAATCACTCAAGACGACTTTGCTAAGAAAATATAA